Genomic window (Candidatus Poribacteria bacterium):
TGCTCATTTGATTCCACTCCCCAGCGGGCTTACAGGTGTTCCGGGTCGGTCCCAAGGCATCGTAGAGTGCGCCGCAGTCGTGGCTATCGGTCGGTGCCTTGCCGTATGTATCTAAAATCTGGATTTCAAGTCCGCTCTGAACGGCGTCCTCCAGATCTGCCCATCGGACAAAGATTCCGCTATTGACTTTCGGCTCGGTTTTGAAGTCGAGTGCCAGTATGAAGTTGTCGTAGTGTTGTTCGGTGTAGAGGTATTTTCCACCCTGAACGGTGCAGAGAATACTACCATCATCAATAACCCACCCTTCGGCATTTCCGGTGGCTCCCCAACCGTTGAGTGTCTCCCCATCGAACAGGGATATCCATCCTTCAGTTTTCTCTTTTTCTGTTAACATATTTGCTCCTTTTGTTTCTGGAATTTAGGTTAATCCAACCAATTTATAACTTAAATCAACTAATTTCTTTGCAGTATCCATATTTCTGGCATTTGGATTTGGAGATGTCATGGGCCAACCGCCATTTTTACATTCTTTGTCTCTATACAGCACGCTGCTTTGGCTAAAATACGCCCCTGAATGGTTTGGTGCATCATCAGAGAGCAAACAGTGGAGTGATGTTTGAGCTGCTTCTTCATTACTGTCAGTGATGAAAGGGCTCAAGGGTGCCATCACCACTCTCATGATTTTCATAATCCAATGATTGCCTCCAAAGTTTGATCGTGCCCAACCCGGGTGAACAGAGGCTGTTGTCACACCTGTGCCTTCCAGTCGTTTCGCAAGCTCCATTGCATATAATATAACAGCAACTTTAGCCTCGCCGTAAGCAGCGAAATTATTGAATTTCCTGGTGTTAAAATTCAAGTCCTCCAAATGCACAGTGGGTCGGTTTCGTTGATTTCCTGCATGAACAACAGACGAAACAATCGCCACTCTTGATGGCGCACTTTTCTTCAATATATCAAGCAATAATTCAGTCAGTAGGAAGTGACCGAAATAACTAACGCCTATAGCCATCTCAAATCCATCTTTCGTCCGTTCGATCTCGCTGCCAAAGGTCACGAGCCCTGCATTGCATACTAAAGCATCCAGTTTATCATATTTCTTTAAGAATTCGGCAACAAAATTTCTTACTGACGCCAAGTCAGCAAGGTCTAATCTCATGACCGCATAACTCCCTTTTAACCCAGTAAAACTTTTAGCCACCTCCTCTCCTGCATCGGGTCTTCTACATGCCATTATTACATGACCACCTTGTTTGACTAATTGCCTTGTGGTTTCAAAACCAACGCCGGAGTTAGCACCCGTTACGATATAAACTTTTCCACTTATATCTTTTGAAAGCGTTTTTTCATCGACCCATAATACATTACTTCTGCTCATTGTTATTTCCTTGTATAATGTGAGTTTGAAAATAAATCTGTAGGTGTTTTTGCTTGGGTGTTTCCCCAGGTAGAGCGGTAAATACGCCGAAAAAAACGTAAGTTGGACGAATCTCCCCTTTTTAAGGCACGTTTCCGGGGCAATAACGGTAGCGAAACCCGACATCCCACTTTTATCAAACTCACGTTTGTATAGTATAGTAGGACTTACGCAGAGAGGCGATAAATCACCGCACTACGAGCGCAGACTTCTTTATCAATAAGGGATGCCTCCAAAGCGTATCGATTTGTAGTGGCGCAATTCATTGCGTAAGTCCTATAGATTTTAGAATGGTTGACATACAGATAGGGTATCAGTATAGGTTGGATGTTTGATTTGCATAGGACCTACGCAAAAAATGCCTAAATTAATTCTAAGGCTACTATAAACGTAAGACAGTATTAGATTAGGAAAGGAACGCCTTGAGTGCCCCGCCGACACCTATCACCGCGGCGATCCGGAATAGCCAGTCGACCAACTGTCTCTGATACGTAGCGACAGCTTTTGTCCCAGCAACAGTTTCTTCAACTCTCCGAAGCCGATCATCTAAAGCGCGTATGTCCGATCGGACACCTGAAATCTCTGTTTTAACTTCCGAAATATCAGATGCCACCTGTGTTTTGACTTCCGAAATATCAGATCGCAATATCTCGAACATATCTTTTGTCGTCAGTTGGTTGTCGTTCACTGCCGTTCCCCTTTCTGACTTCACGCTCTATTTTCTTTCTTATTGACCTAAGATACTCACGCATGCTAAAAATAGTATATCATATTTTTTCGAAATATGTCAAATGATACTATTTCCTTATGAGCATCTTCCGCGTTGCTGTGAAATCGCCCGTTGAGAGTGTATAAAAATAGAGTCCACTTGCCACTTTCTCGCCTTGTGTGTTTCTGCCATCCCAATACGCCGCGCGACTTTTGCGATGATACATACCCGCAGGCTGATGCCCCAATACCAACGTCCGCACCAAGTTACCCTTCACAGAATAGATACGTATCGTCACCGCCGCAGGCTCCGACAACTGATACGGTATCCAGGTTTCAGGGTTGAATGGGTTCGGGTAATTCGTCAACAAAGCCATCTTTTTGGGCGGTAACGCTACCAAGAGGCGTTCGAGCCAATCAATCCCCCGTTGCAACCGAGCATCCGTACGCCGCACGCGATACGCTGCTGCCAACCACTGCTCTATTCTGGCGCGGGATGGTAGTTCCGCCGAAGCAGCATGCCAGGCTGAAGGCGCGGCCGCAGCACCCCCTAACTCACCCGC
Coding sequences:
- a CDS encoding SDR family NAD(P)-dependent oxidoreductase, with translation MSRSNVLWVDEKTLSKDISGKVYIVTGANSGVGFETTRQLVKQGGHVIMACRRPDAGEEVAKSFTGLKGSYAVMRLDLADLASVRNFVAEFLKKYDKLDALVCNAGLVTFGSEIERTKDGFEMAIGVSYFGHFLLTELLLDILKKSAPSRVAIVSSVVHAGNQRNRPTVHLEDLNFNTRKFNNFAAYGEAKVAVILYAMELAKRLEGTGVTTASVHPGWARSNFGGNHWIMKIMRVVMAPLSPFITDSNEEAAQTSLHCLLSDDAPNHSGAYFSQSSVLYRDKECKNGGWPMTSPNPNARNMDTAKKLVDLSYKLVGLT
- a CDS encoding DUF1080 domain-containing protein, with the protein product MLTEKEKTEGWISLFDGETLNGWGATGNAEGWVIDDGSILCTVQGGKYLYTEQHYDNFILALDFKTEPKVNSGIFVRWADLEDAVQSGLEIQILDTYGKAPTDSHDCGALYDALGPTRNTCKPAGEWNQMSITCDGSTIAVTLNGEEIVRADLDEWDTPHQNPDGSRNKFGIALKDFPRSGHIGIQDHGGKIWCRNIKVKPL
- a CDS encoding T9SS type A sorting domain-containing protein; translated protein: MTTGDVNDHSAYALFSLPSDADRTGVRMSVGSDDAIKVWLNGEVVHKNAVNRPASDFQDTFQVDLKKGDNRLLVKVSERAGAWRMFVGIDRVESTQNADITADVNGDGVVNIQDLVSVASRLGHAGQHAADVNRDGVVNIQDLVLVAGELGGAAAAPSAWHAASAELPSRARIEQWLAAAYRVRRTDARLQRGIDWLERLLVALPPKKMALLTNYPNPFNPETWIPYQLSEPAAVTIRIYSVKGNLVRTLVLGHQPAGMYHRKSRAAYWDGRNTQGEKVASGLYFYTLSTGDFTATRKMLIRK